The segment TTATACACGTTACTTATAAATAGCGCACAGACGAGTTGAGTGGCAATCGCAGCAAATGAGGCAAAAAGCCAATGCCTTATATTCCCGTCAGATACCCGTACAATTCTTTTGAATCTCACAAAAATGGTGCCAAGAAATATAAGGTATATCGAGAAGACAACGACACCAGTCTCCGCCAAGATGTTGAGATAAACGTTATGAACTGCAGACCCCGGACTTTGATAGTGATTTCTGTCCTGAAGCGTGTACAGCCAGTAATTGTTTAAACCAACGCCGGTTAATGGATTATCCCTTATGACTTTT is part of the Syntrophorhabdaceae bacterium genome and harbors:
- a CDS encoding O-antigen ligase family protein, which encodes KVIRDNPLTGVGLNNYWLYTLQDRNHYQSPGSAVHNVYLNILAETGVVVFSIYLIFLGTIFVRFKRIVRVSDGNIRHWLFASFAAIATQLVCALFISNVYNEPFYLAVAIFLSLFNLHRQSLVEANKSVPAGKKLTAT